From the genome of Argentina anserina chromosome 4, drPotAnse1.1, whole genome shotgun sequence, one region includes:
- the LOC126790900 gene encoding mannosyltransferase APTG1 isoform X1 — translation MRQRQSSTVSSSTKPNTTQNLIPTKSQQQDHKAPHFDLLGSSKNLYLFCLAFRIVNALLVQTYFNPDEHWQALEVAHRITFGFGHLTWEWKEGIRSYLHPLLFAFLYKVLALLGLDTPLFMAKAPRLFQSLFSAFGDLYLYKLSVILFGDQVAKWALFSQLTNWFMFFCFNRTLSNSLETVLTIVSLYYWPCIRPSSSEHPVESRKWGLIFAALACVVRPTSAIIWLYVGLLELFLSRDKLRFIFLEVAPIGVLVLGLTFLVDRLMYGSWVLVPLNFLRFNFLSSGGDYYGTHKWHWYFTQGFTVMIFTFLPFSIAGIMQSKHWKLSGLIAWVLGLYSVLGHKEFRFVLPVLPIALIFSGYSLAVLRTSFSGKGQRKKPMNSNDQCPAKILLAILFLLATNIPMALYMSLVHQRGTEDVTYYLSKEVVEGKVTDILFLMPCHATPYYSTVHRDLPMRFLDCTPSEEKGIPDESDQFLMDPVGFASEFSKKWSLPSHIVLFDSEEKKLQDFLVSNSFKEIKRFFHAHFKVDRDLQASVVVYALKGSTR, via the exons ATGAGGCAAAGACAAAGCTCTACTgtttcatcatcaacaaaaccaaacacaacCCAAAACCTAATTCCTACAAAATCACAACAACAAGACCACAAAGCTCCGCATTTCGATCTGCTAGGCTCATCCAAGAACCTTTATCTATTCTGTTTGGCATTTCGAATAGTAAATGCTCTGTTGGTTCAGACCTATTTCAACCCAGATGAGCACTGGCAAGCTCTTGAAGTTGCTCACCGCATCACTTTTGG GTTTGGCCACTTGACGTGGGAGTGGAAGGAGGGGATTAGGAGCTACTTGCATCCTTTGCTCTTTGCTTTTCTATACAAAGTGCTTGCCTTGTTGGGTCTTGATACGCCATTGTTCATG GCTAAGGCTCCTCGGCTATTCCAGTCCCTATTCTCTGCATTTGGTGATTTATACCTTTACAAACTTTCTGTCATCCTCTTTGGTGATCAAGTTGCAAAATGGGCT CTATTTTCCCAATTGACAAATTGGTTCATGTTTTTCTGTTTCAATCGTACATTATCAAATAGTTTGGAGACTGTTCTTACCATTGTGAGCTTGTACTACTGGCCCTGTATTAGGCCTTCTTCCAGCGAACATCCCGTGGAATCTAGGAAGTGGGGTTTGATTTTTGCTGCACTAGCTTGTGTTGTGCGACCAACAAGTGCTATAATATGGCTTTATGTTGGGCTCCTTGAGTTATTCTTGTCACGCGATAAACTCagattcatatttttggagGTGGCTCCTATTGG GGTCCTGGTGCTTGGGCTCACGTTTTTAGTAGATCGCTTGATGTACGGCTCATGGGTCTTAGTACCTCTTAATTTTCTCAGATTCAATTTTCTTTCATCTGGTGGAGATTATTATGGAACTCACAAGTGGCACTGGTACTTCACTCAGGGATTTACTGTCATgatatttacttttttaccaTTTTCTATAGCCGGCATCATGCAGTCAAAACATTGGAAGCTTTCTGGCCTTATTGCATGGGTTCTGGGACTTTATAGTGTACTTGGCCACAAAGAATTCAG GTTTGTTTTGCCTGTGCTTCCCATAGCTTTGATTTTCTCTGGATACTCTTTAGCTGTATTGAGAACATCATTTTCTGGAAAAGGTCAAAGGAAGAAACCAATGAATTCAAATGATCAATGCCCTGCAAAAATACTGTTGGCCATTCTTTTTTTGCTTGCTACCAATATTCCAATGGCCTTGTATATGAGTTTGGTTCATCAG AGAGGGACTGAAGATGTTACTTACTACCTGTCCAAAGAAGTGGTTGAGGGAAAAGTAACAGATATACTTTTTCTAATGCCTTGTCACGCCACACCGTACTACTCTACTGTGCACCGAGACCTTCCAATGCGATTCCTAGACTGCACACCAAG TGAAGAGAAAGGAATCCCAGATGAATCAGATCAATTTTTGATGGATCCTGTAGGTTTTGCATCAGAATTTTCAAAAAAGTGGTCTTTACCGAGTCATATTGTATTATTTGATTCGGAAGAAAAGAAGTTACAGGATTTTCTAGTCTCCAATTCTTTCAAAGAG ATAAAAAGATTTTTCCATGCTCACTTCAAAGTGGATCGAGATCTGCAGGCATCAGTCGTTGTATATGCTCTGAAAG GCTCCACAAGGTAA
- the LOC126791368 gene encoding VAN3-binding protein has translation MESNFSPSPAEPHPDTMDFMSLAWCNFAVQALQPEQQGHQSLVLLDDPIVKFESHNMTQFTKLEKNAHMGGADVKPPPWQSNDVKSWIWMQQAMHPELNYNSYFRKKWLSWKIVPFKNMSIKKWLKEIKEKRKEEHRLQRAEVHAAISMAGVAAALATIAAESSGKNESTAKEAAVASAAALVAAQCAKVAEAMGAKKEQISSVIGSAMSSTSASDILTLTAAAATSLKGAATLKARSGCKNMLHGGAPVLPIEDNHEVDFDFEKYRSMLRTGVHLSIETPDGKYMVRSVSVILSSEAKVVLKIRKLSLLKSKKERIILDMHAELYKDSEAETGTGYLIVLTTSKGTFKLDMEDDYQRYKTWATTINHMLMLSTSLSKYHLQFYKN, from the exons ATGGAATCGAATTTCAGTCCAAGCCCTGCGGAGCCACACCCTGATACAATGGATTTTATGTCTCTTGCATGGTGCAATTTTGCAGTACAAGCTTTGCAACCAGAGCAACAAGGCCACCAATCTCTTGTTCTGTTGGACGATCCAATCGTCAAGTTTGAGAGCCATAACATGACTCAATTCACG AAGTTGGAGAAGAATGCACATATGGGTGGTGCAGATGTCAAGCCTCCACCATGGCAATCCAATGACGTAAAG TCATGGATATGGATGCAACAAGCCATGCATCCAGAATTGAACTACAACAGCTATTTCCGAAAGAAATGG CTATCGTGGAAGATAGTGCCATTCAAGAACATGTCGATTAAGAAGTGGCTGAAGGAGATCAAGGAAAAGAGGAAAGAGGAACACAGGTTGCAAAGAGCTGAAGTCCACGCAGCTATATCTATGGCGGGTGTGGCAGCAGCGCTAGCTACCATTGCGGCCGAAAGCTCTGGAAAGAATGAGAGCACAGCCAAGGAAGCAGCAGTGGCTTCTGCAGCTGCTCTGGTGGCAGCCCAGTGTGCAAAAGTTGCAGAAGCAATGGGAGCAAAGAAGGAGCAGATCAGCAGTGTAATAGGTTCGGCCATGAGTAGTACAAGTGCAAGTGATATCTTAACCCTCACGGCAGCCGCTGCAACAT CTCTAAAAGGAGCAGCTACACTTAAAGCAAGATCAGGATGCAAGAATATGCTACACGGCGGTGCACCCGTGCTGCCCATCGAGGACAACCACGAGGTTGACTTTGACTTCGAAAAATATAGGTCAATGCTAAGAACGGGTGTGCACCTCAGCATCGAAACACCAGATG GGAAGTACATGGTCAGATCAGTGTCTGTCATCCTAAGCAGTGAAGCCAAG GTTGTTCTTAAAATAAGGAAGCTCAGTCTGTTGAAAAGCAAGAAGGAAA GGATCATACTGGACATGCATGCAGAGCTGTATAAAGATTCAGAAGCAGAGACTGGTACAGGTTATCTTATCGTCTTGACAACGAGTAAGGGAACTTTCAAACTCGACATGGAAGATGACTATCAACGTTACAAGACATGGGCCACAACCATTAATCATATGCTCATGCTCTCTACTTCATTATCAAAATATCATCTTCAGTTCTACAAAAACTAA
- the LOC126790900 gene encoding mannosyltransferase APTG1 isoform X2 encodes MRQRQSSTVSSSTKPNTTQNLIPTKSQQQDHKAPHFDLLGSSKNLYLFCLAFRIVNALLVQTYFNPDEHWQALEVAHRITFGFGHLTWEWKEGIRSYLHPLLFAFLYKVLALLGLDTPLFMAKAPRLFQSLFSAFGDLYLYKLSVILFGDQVAKWALFSQLTNWFMFFCFNRTLSNSLETVLTIVSLYYWPCIRPSSSEHPVESRKWGLIFAALACVVRPTSAIIWLYVGLLELFLSRDKLRFIFLEVAPIGVLVLGLTFLVDRLMYGSWVLVPLNFLRFNFLSSGGDYYGTHKWHWYFTQGFTVMIFTFLPFSIAGIMQSKHWKLSGLIAWVLGLYSVLGHKEFRFVLPVLPIALIFSGYSLAVLRTSFSGKGQRKKPMNSNDQCPAKILLAILFLLATNIPMALYMSLVHQRGTEDVTYYLSKEVVEGKVTDILFLMPCHATPYYSTVHRDLPMRFLDCTPSEEKGIPDESDQFLMDPVGFASEFSKKWSLPSHIVLFDSEEKKLQDFLVSNSFKEIKRFFHAHFKVDRDLQASVVVYALKGP; translated from the exons ATGAGGCAAAGACAAAGCTCTACTgtttcatcatcaacaaaaccaaacacaacCCAAAACCTAATTCCTACAAAATCACAACAACAAGACCACAAAGCTCCGCATTTCGATCTGCTAGGCTCATCCAAGAACCTTTATCTATTCTGTTTGGCATTTCGAATAGTAAATGCTCTGTTGGTTCAGACCTATTTCAACCCAGATGAGCACTGGCAAGCTCTTGAAGTTGCTCACCGCATCACTTTTGG GTTTGGCCACTTGACGTGGGAGTGGAAGGAGGGGATTAGGAGCTACTTGCATCCTTTGCTCTTTGCTTTTCTATACAAAGTGCTTGCCTTGTTGGGTCTTGATACGCCATTGTTCATG GCTAAGGCTCCTCGGCTATTCCAGTCCCTATTCTCTGCATTTGGTGATTTATACCTTTACAAACTTTCTGTCATCCTCTTTGGTGATCAAGTTGCAAAATGGGCT CTATTTTCCCAATTGACAAATTGGTTCATGTTTTTCTGTTTCAATCGTACATTATCAAATAGTTTGGAGACTGTTCTTACCATTGTGAGCTTGTACTACTGGCCCTGTATTAGGCCTTCTTCCAGCGAACATCCCGTGGAATCTAGGAAGTGGGGTTTGATTTTTGCTGCACTAGCTTGTGTTGTGCGACCAACAAGTGCTATAATATGGCTTTATGTTGGGCTCCTTGAGTTATTCTTGTCACGCGATAAACTCagattcatatttttggagGTGGCTCCTATTGG GGTCCTGGTGCTTGGGCTCACGTTTTTAGTAGATCGCTTGATGTACGGCTCATGGGTCTTAGTACCTCTTAATTTTCTCAGATTCAATTTTCTTTCATCTGGTGGAGATTATTATGGAACTCACAAGTGGCACTGGTACTTCACTCAGGGATTTACTGTCATgatatttacttttttaccaTTTTCTATAGCCGGCATCATGCAGTCAAAACATTGGAAGCTTTCTGGCCTTATTGCATGGGTTCTGGGACTTTATAGTGTACTTGGCCACAAAGAATTCAG GTTTGTTTTGCCTGTGCTTCCCATAGCTTTGATTTTCTCTGGATACTCTTTAGCTGTATTGAGAACATCATTTTCTGGAAAAGGTCAAAGGAAGAAACCAATGAATTCAAATGATCAATGCCCTGCAAAAATACTGTTGGCCATTCTTTTTTTGCTTGCTACCAATATTCCAATGGCCTTGTATATGAGTTTGGTTCATCAG AGAGGGACTGAAGATGTTACTTACTACCTGTCCAAAGAAGTGGTTGAGGGAAAAGTAACAGATATACTTTTTCTAATGCCTTGTCACGCCACACCGTACTACTCTACTGTGCACCGAGACCTTCCAATGCGATTCCTAGACTGCACACCAAG TGAAGAGAAAGGAATCCCAGATGAATCAGATCAATTTTTGATGGATCCTGTAGGTTTTGCATCAGAATTTTCAAAAAAGTGGTCTTTACCGAGTCATATTGTATTATTTGATTCGGAAGAAAAGAAGTTACAGGATTTTCTAGTCTCCAATTCTTTCAAAGAG ATAAAAAGATTTTTCCATGCTCACTTCAAAGTGGATCGAGATCTGCAGGCATCAGTCGTTGTATATGCTCTGAAAGGCCCCTGA